A genomic window from Algoriphagus sp. Y33 includes:
- a CDS encoding helix-turn-helix domain-containing protein, with protein sequence MNKHRGRTVAKCRNFKGIKQDSLAQDLNVSQSEMSRIENLEDIDDNLFAQIAEALGVSPEFLDNFDENSALYHISNNIDNTTITENSNGISQVFNPLDKVIELYERLLASEREKIELFKKNKPEQ encoded by the coding sequence ATGAATAAGCATAGAGGAAGAACAGTGGCGAAATGCCGAAACTTTAAGGGAATTAAGCAAGATTCTTTAGCTCAGGATCTTAATGTTTCTCAATCTGAAATGTCAAGGATAGAGAATCTGGAAGATATTGATGACAACCTGTTTGCTCAAATCGCCGAAGCACTTGGTGTATCACCAGAGTTCTTGGACAATTTTGATGAAAATTCAGCCTTGTATCATATTTCAAATAATATTGATAATACTACAATAACAGAAAATTCAAACGGGATCAGCCAAGTCTTTAATCCACTAGATAAAGTAATAGAACTTTATGAAAGACTACTGGCGAGTGAACGAGAAAAAATCGAGCTATTCAAAAAAAATAAACCTGAACAATAA
- a CDS encoding N-6 DNA methylase, with translation MAQSIEPNIADLANGWLKKYKLPYKLEQESVNAEIDKALFDYYTKNGGAGANRPDAKILLQDKNLDFFPVLIEYKGYKDKLVKLDKDGQVENRTSKNESHFKNINSFAVNGAVHYANALLHHTSYTDIVAIGMTGHKDETGKIHHEIGVYYVSKSNLGAGQKIGDYTDFSFLASKNFDAFIESIKTLQLSQEELDKLKEQREREIDQSLVKLNNDIYQNEKGLGENDRVYLVAASIIATLGIPGKVTPLEKSDLKSSTEKGYRDGDLMIKKIESFLSHKELPDEKRNLIVRTLSNTLLTENINKVQDGESQLKRVFAKIVDDLGIYYKIGLTTDFTGKLFNEMYGWLGFSQDKLNDVVLTPSYVASLLVKLARVNKDSYVWDFATGSAGLLVAAMNEMLIDAKNTIKSPDELAEKEVQIKAEQLLGLELLSSVYMLAILNMILMGDGSSNILNTDSIKDFDGKYGFGRTDKKFPADAFILNPPYSAPGNGMNFVEKALDMMNKGYAAIIIQNSSGSGKAVAYNKRILSKHTLLASIKMPVDIFIGKSSVNTNIYVFKVNEKHHKDDIVKFIDFTNDGYTRANRRKASNNLKDTDQAKERYQEVVDIVRFGKSKLNIFTEREYYEGNIDPNNGADWNQSAPIDSKPNLEDFRRTISNYISWELSSLLKNQILGKLLNTDKAANTESVLLSSNITDYELTKEETQALENFDNLKWNIFNLEKLFGKSTRGKRLKSADRLPGDLPFITAGETDEGFSAYIGNKVEIFPANTTTIDMFGSAKYRNFKYGGDDHIAVIHANKIPKNASVFVTASIHKSSYNGQFNYGRNFYTKDADALNISLPVKDNKPDYKSMETIISAIHKLVIKDVVLYIEGKKKELTKLLENTNA, from the coding sequence ATGGCACAATCAATAGAGCCGAATATTGCAGATTTAGCGAACGGATGGCTAAAAAAGTATAAACTGCCTTACAAATTAGAACAGGAATCAGTTAATGCAGAAATTGATAAAGCCCTTTTTGATTACTACACCAAGAATGGTGGAGCAGGTGCAAATCGACCAGATGCCAAAATATTACTTCAAGACAAAAATTTGGACTTCTTCCCTGTTCTTATTGAGTATAAAGGCTATAAAGACAAACTCGTAAAACTTGACAAAGACGGACAAGTTGAAAACAGAACTTCTAAAAATGAATCTCACTTTAAAAACATCAACTCTTTTGCTGTAAACGGTGCTGTTCATTACGCAAATGCCTTGCTTCATCATACAAGCTACACTGATATTGTTGCTATCGGAATGACAGGTCACAAAGATGAAACAGGCAAAATTCATCACGAAATAGGCGTTTACTATGTTTCAAAAAGCAATTTAGGAGCAGGTCAGAAAATTGGCGACTACACTGACTTTTCATTTTTAGCATCTAAGAATTTTGACGCATTTATTGAGTCAATAAAAACGCTTCAACTTTCACAGGAAGAACTAGACAAGCTAAAAGAGCAACGAGAAAGAGAAATTGACCAAAGCCTTGTAAAACTCAACAACGACATTTACCAGAACGAAAAAGGCTTAGGAGAAAATGACCGTGTTTATCTGGTTGCTGCATCAATTATTGCAACGCTTGGTATTCCAGGAAAAGTTACACCGCTTGAAAAATCTGACTTAAAATCATCAACTGAGAAAGGATATAGAGATGGTGATTTAATGATTAAAAAAATAGAATCATTTTTAAGTCATAAAGAACTACCAGACGAAAAGAGAAACCTCATTGTCAGAACCCTTTCTAACACTCTTTTAACTGAGAACATCAACAAAGTTCAAGACGGGGAAAGCCAACTTAAAAGAGTGTTTGCCAAAATTGTAGATGATTTAGGTATTTACTACAAAATTGGATTGACTACCGATTTCACAGGTAAACTATTTAATGAAATGTACGGTTGGTTGGGCTTTTCGCAAGATAAGTTAAATGACGTTGTACTTACGCCTTCTTATGTTGCTTCCTTATTAGTCAAATTGGCAAGAGTGAACAAAGATTCCTACGTGTGGGATTTTGCCACAGGTTCAGCAGGTTTGTTAGTTGCGGCAATGAACGAAATGCTAATTGATGCTAAAAACACTATCAAATCGCCAGACGAACTCGCAGAAAAGGAAGTTCAAATAAAAGCCGAACAATTACTTGGTTTAGAGTTGCTTTCTAGTGTTTATATGTTGGCAATCCTCAATATGATTTTGATGGGTGACGGAAGTTCTAACATTTTAAATACAGATTCAATAAAAGATTTTGACGGTAAATATGGTTTTGGAAGAACAGATAAAAAATTCCCTGCGGATGCTTTTATATTAAATCCGCCCTATTCTGCTCCAGGTAACGGAATGAACTTTGTCGAAAAAGCCTTAGATATGATGAACAAAGGCTACGCTGCAATCATTATTCAAAACTCATCAGGTTCAGGAAAAGCCGTTGCATATAATAAAAGAATTTTATCCAAACACACGCTTTTGGCAAGTATCAAAATGCCAGTCGACATTTTCATTGGCAAATCCAGTGTGAACACCAACATTTATGTTTTCAAGGTTAATGAAAAACATCATAAAGATGATATAGTAAAGTTCATTGACTTTACAAATGATGGATACACACGTGCCAATAGAAGAAAAGCAAGTAACAACTTAAAAGATACTGACCAAGCAAAAGAGCGTTATCAAGAAGTTGTTGACATAGTTCGTTTTGGAAAAAGTAAGCTTAACATTTTTACAGAAAGGGAATACTACGAAGGAAATATTGACCCAAATAATGGAGCGGATTGGAATCAGTCTGCCCCAATCGACAGTAAACCTAATTTGGAAGATTTCAGAAGGACAATAAGTAATTATATTTCTTGGGAATTGAGTTCTCTTCTCAAAAATCAAATTTTAGGAAAACTGTTAAACACAGATAAAGCTGCGAATACAGAATCAGTCTTATTATCTAGCAATATAACTGATTACGAATTAACTAAAGAAGAAACGCAAGCGTTAGAAAATTTTGACAATCTCAAGTGGAATATATTCAACCTTGAAAAACTTTTTGGAAAATCAACACGTGGTAAACGCTTGAAGAGTGCTGATAGATTGCCAGGAGATTTACCTTTTATTACAGCGGGCGAAACAGATGAAGGGTTCTCTGCATACATTGGAAATAAAGTCGAAATTTTTCCTGCTAATACTACAACTATTGATATGTTTGGTTCAGCCAAATATAGAAACTTTAAATATGGTGGTGATGACCATATTGCGGTTATTCATGCGAACAAAATTCCAAAAAATGCATCCGTTTTTGTAACTGCTTCAATCCACAAATCATCATACAACGGACAATTTAACTACGGTAGAAATTTTTATACAAAGGACGCTGACGCATTAAATATTTCGTTACCAGTAAAAGACAACAAGCCTGACTATAAAAGTATGGAGACAATTATTTCTGCCATACATAAATTGGTTATCAAAGACGTAGTTCTTTACATAGAAGGAAAAAAGAAAGAATTAACTAAATTGCTTGAAAATACCAACGCTTAA
- a CDS encoding helix-turn-helix domain-containing protein, with protein sequence MENVSEKLSFHKGRKVERVRKLRGLSQSELGDRLGGITKQAVSKLEQSENISDEKLQQIANALEVTLEGLKGLSEEKVLYNTINFYENSNVNASSINANVENINNPLKETIEVFEKQLEKLREEFIKIIREK encoded by the coding sequence ATGGAAAATGTATCTGAAAAACTGTCGTTTCATAAGGGGAGAAAAGTTGAAAGAGTAAGAAAACTTAGAGGTCTTAGCCAATCTGAATTAGGTGATAGACTTGGAGGTATAACGAAGCAAGCTGTCTCTAAACTTGAACAATCCGAAAATATATCCGATGAAAAATTGCAACAAATAGCGAACGCTTTGGAGGTCACTCTCGAAGGTCTCAAGGGGCTTAGTGAAGAAAAAGTACTTTATAACACAATTAATTTTTACGAAAACAGCAACGTGAATGCGTCAAGTATCAATGCCAATGTTGAGAACATAAATAATCCGTTAAAAGAAACCATCGAAGTTTTTGAAAAACAGCTCGAAAAGCTAAGAGAAGAATTTATTAAAATAATTAGGGAAAAATAG
- a CDS encoding TlpA disulfide reductase family protein: MKKHILICLVGLLCLPTSTLLAQVADSPGADFLHRSVPQVSPEHGDTHRGGNARPDTLPENSSLVDHFGTQGQESESSSASVGEALIYGEIINPDSLGPIRLTVTPYYLDPKSSFMRKESTIDPQRGEFFDGVMNKRTMKFLAELSLGKRTGYFTLSIDGWPILENYLVHPGDSLMLSLNLRLMEVLFAGSDAAFYEAQYMIKREQKRRAFASPRQLVAQADSRMLQDPDNQAKIAKYKGAYGAELLIFEPGTESLEYLMNTLGHPEEALQAQITVLNGFSDQLSNEEFDLLEAKIYSDFYAGGFSTYRKFYHPQVERQFSEDERLDFRNRMQVFVEKAEAEEYLQHTRLISDSYLMMSLEISILKSLWEEESFLEIVSRDHTGEVADRLRAGYLSNYLSALSGQEEKIQRFLEVTSVSPWRERIVSLEKSHVPGDSILPIRLSDLQGNNYTRGDLLGKPTLLYFYFSSCAHSATYFKEYLFPLYGQTKELGYELVAVSVDRDKEFWKSHIDQYSDSTILNLNLSGKDKQRWISYYEIYGYPKTMLLDEQGRIVSFDIRELGTDYQSFHDNFLKLYQEEISHSPFSVPNL, encoded by the coding sequence ATGAAAAAACACATACTCATCTGCTTAGTGGGACTGCTATGTCTTCCCACAAGCACACTACTGGCACAAGTTGCTGATTCACCCGGGGCGGATTTTCTTCATAGGTCTGTGCCCCAAGTCTCCCCTGAACACGGAGACACCCATCGGGGCGGGAATGCCCGTCCCGATACTTTGCCGGAGAATAGTAGTTTGGTTGATCACTTCGGCACCCAAGGGCAGGAGAGCGAAAGCTCTTCTGCTTCGGTGGGGGAGGCACTTATCTATGGGGAGATCATCAATCCTGATTCGCTGGGGCCGATCAGGCTGACTGTTACTCCCTACTATCTGGATCCCAAATCCTCTTTTATGAGAAAGGAATCAACCATAGATCCACAGAGGGGAGAATTCTTTGATGGGGTCATGAATAAGAGGACTATGAAATTTCTTGCTGAACTGTCCTTGGGTAAACGCACGGGTTATTTCACGCTGTCCATTGATGGCTGGCCGATTCTCGAAAACTACCTGGTCCATCCCGGGGATAGCCTGATGCTTAGCCTAAACCTGAGATTGATGGAAGTTCTGTTTGCCGGAAGCGATGCAGCCTTTTATGAAGCCCAATATATGATAAAACGGGAGCAGAAACGCCGTGCCTTTGCATCTCCGAGGCAGTTGGTGGCTCAGGCAGACAGCAGGATGCTGCAAGATCCTGATAACCAAGCCAAAATAGCGAAGTATAAGGGTGCTTATGGTGCCGAATTGCTCATATTTGAGCCGGGAACTGAAAGCTTGGAATATTTAATGAATACGCTAGGGCATCCAGAGGAGGCTTTACAAGCCCAGATTACGGTACTTAACGGGTTTTCCGATCAGCTCAGTAATGAGGAATTTGATCTGTTGGAGGCTAAAATCTACAGTGACTTCTATGCCGGCGGGTTTTCTACCTATCGTAAGTTTTATCATCCCCAGGTGGAAAGACAATTCAGCGAAGATGAGAGGCTGGATTTCAGAAATAGAATGCAGGTTTTTGTCGAAAAAGCTGAAGCTGAAGAATACCTGCAGCATACCCGGTTGATTTCTGATTCTTACCTCATGATGTCCCTTGAAATCTCCATTCTTAAATCCCTCTGGGAAGAGGAATCCTTTCTGGAGATCGTATCGCGGGACCATACCGGTGAAGTAGCAGACCGCCTCCGTGCCGGATATCTGTCCAATTACCTTTCAGCGCTTTCCGGACAGGAAGAAAAAATACAGAGGTTTTTGGAAGTGACTTCAGTATCCCCATGGAGAGAAAGAATTGTGAGCCTTGAAAAATCCCATGTACCGGGCGATTCTATTCTGCCGATAAGGTTATCCGATCTTCAGGGAAACAACTATACCCGTGGGGACCTGCTGGGAAAACCCACCCTTCTCTATTTCTACTTTAGCTCCTGTGCGCACAGTGCCACTTACTTTAAGGAATACCTTTTTCCGCTCTATGGGCAAACCAAAGAGCTGGGCTATGAGTTGGTCGCTGTTTCTGTGGACAGGGATAAGGAATTCTGGAAATCACACATTGATCAATACTCTGACTCCACTATTCTGAACCTCAATCTTTCCGGAAAGGATAAGCAAAGGTGGATCAGCTACTATGAGATCTATGGCTATCCCAAAACCATGCTCCTTGATGAGCAGGGTAGAATTGTCTCTTTTGATATACGCGAGCTAGGGACGGATTATCAGTCCTTTCACGACAACTTCCTAAAACTGTACCAAGAAGAAATTTCCCATTCACCTTTTTCTGTACCAAACCTATGA
- a CDS encoding nucleoid-associated protein codes for MVNVKKFVIHEIEKEKNVNEGFGQFSTSLNDVNDNIIDLITKLDKGFTKDERVVRTEFEDKYSFVFQDELKNYIDNQSDKVFFSFTKNSLTEMVKIIQNIPFATGGYFVYSVYKVNNKTYIGVFIVRDSEGVIFNKGVKGRYTVNTTMVINIEKLAMACRILIDGVVKGEDRYLHLTQPRKGTVSDYFSETWIGSKLVEKSISDTNSFLELIKKVDLPIDPETRKIYNIDSFREDMLKYIEGNGGVIRLTDIGMRFWENDEYLIDIVEDYNLNISNEFKASSSIKFLRKYEVSYGKIKVSFSVGDINSGHISIEDDDKIIIESKQLRSKFDKLNLLDSDENI; via the coding sequence ATGGTAAATGTTAAGAAGTTTGTTATTCATGAAATTGAAAAAGAAAAGAATGTAAATGAAGGATTTGGCCAATTTTCCACTTCTTTGAATGATGTCAATGATAATATCATCGATTTAATTACTAAACTTGACAAGGGGTTTACTAAGGATGAAAGGGTGGTTAGAACAGAGTTTGAGGATAAGTACTCTTTCGTTTTTCAAGACGAGTTGAAAAATTATATTGACAATCAGTCTGATAAAGTATTCTTTTCTTTCACTAAGAATTCCTTGACAGAGATGGTTAAAATCATTCAAAATATTCCCTTTGCAACTGGCGGTTATTTTGTTTATTCAGTATATAAAGTAAATAATAAAACCTATATAGGTGTTTTTATAGTAAGAGATTCGGAGGGGGTTATTTTTAATAAAGGAGTTAAAGGTAGGTATACTGTTAATACAACAATGGTTATTAATATCGAGAAACTTGCAATGGCTTGTAGAATATTGATAGATGGTGTTGTTAAGGGGGAAGATCGTTATTTACATTTAACTCAGCCTCGGAAAGGTACTGTTTCTGACTACTTTTCAGAAACGTGGATTGGCTCTAAGCTTGTTGAAAAAAGTATTTCAGATACAAATTCTTTTTTAGAGTTAATTAAAAAAGTAGATTTACCTATAGATCCTGAAACCAGAAAAATCTATAACATTGATTCTTTTCGTGAGGATATGCTAAAATACATAGAAGGAAATGGAGGTGTGATTAGACTTACTGATATTGGTATGAGGTTTTGGGAAAATGATGAATATTTAATCGATATAGTAGAAGATTATAATCTTAATATCAGCAACGAATTTAAAGCTTCTAGCAGTATAAAATTTTTACGAAAATACGAAGTGTCTTATGGAAAAATTAAAGTTTCATTTTCCGTTGGGGATATCAATTCGGGTCATATTAGTATTGAAGATGATGATAAGATTATTATCGAATCAAAACAATTGCGAAGCAAATTTGATAAATTAAATTTACTGGATTCAGATGAGAATATATGA
- a CDS encoding IS256 family transposase, whose translation MKEQESAFKKKVLEQFLSGENLFGKNGALSPILKEFLEESLQAEMDEHLRDEDKGWSSGNKRNGKGTKTVKSNVGEVTIDTPEDRHSSFEPKIIEKRQRILADNLEDQIIALYGMGSSLRDISSHIREMYDTEVSTQVISDITDRIIPRVKEWQNRPLEEVYCIVWLDAMHFKVREEGKVKHKALYNVLGINKSGRKEILGMYLSESEGANFWLQVLSDLQHRGVRDILIACTDNLVGFPEAIHSVFPKTEVQLCIVHQIRNSLKYVASKDQKEFARDLRLVYGADTKDLAESALLDLEEKWGKKYPVVLRSWNSNWERLSAYFAYTKGIRKMIYTTNAVEGYHRQVRKVTKTKGAFTSDMALLKLVYLATRRIEKKWSSPLHNWGLTVQQLAIKFEGRLKLDINTN comes from the coding sequence ATGAAAGAACAAGAATCAGCATTCAAGAAAAAAGTATTAGAGCAGTTTTTATCTGGAGAGAACCTTTTCGGGAAGAACGGTGCACTTTCACCAATTCTGAAGGAATTTTTGGAAGAGTCACTTCAGGCAGAGATGGATGAGCATCTGCGTGATGAAGACAAAGGGTGGTCCTCGGGCAATAAGCGCAACGGAAAAGGTACCAAAACAGTGAAGAGCAACGTTGGCGAAGTGACCATTGACACCCCGGAGGACCGTCACAGCAGCTTTGAGCCCAAGATCATCGAAAAGCGCCAGCGGATATTGGCAGACAATCTGGAAGATCAGATCATCGCCCTTTATGGCATGGGCAGCAGCCTTCGTGACATCTCCTCACATATCAGGGAAATGTACGACACCGAGGTCTCTACCCAGGTAATCAGTGATATTACCGACCGTATCATCCCCAGGGTAAAGGAATGGCAGAACCGTCCGTTGGAGGAGGTTTACTGCATCGTATGGCTTGATGCCATGCACTTCAAGGTACGGGAAGAAGGCAAGGTGAAGCATAAGGCACTGTACAATGTGCTTGGGATCAACAAATCCGGGAGAAAGGAAATCCTGGGAATGTACCTGTCTGAAAGCGAAGGGGCCAACTTCTGGCTACAGGTGCTCAGTGACCTACAGCACCGTGGTGTCCGTGATATTCTGATTGCCTGTACAGATAACCTTGTAGGCTTTCCGGAGGCGATCCATTCGGTTTTCCCCAAAACAGAGGTCCAGCTCTGTATCGTCCACCAGATCCGCAACAGCCTGAAATATGTGGCCAGTAAGGATCAGAAGGAGTTCGCCCGTGACCTCAGGCTGGTGTATGGGGCAGACACCAAAGATCTGGCAGAATCAGCCCTTCTGGATCTGGAAGAGAAATGGGGGAAGAAATATCCGGTGGTACTCCGGTCATGGAACAGCAACTGGGAAAGGCTAAGCGCTTATTTTGCATACACCAAGGGCATCCGAAAGATGATCTATACCACCAATGCCGTGGAAGGGTATCACAGGCAGGTGAGAAAGGTCACCAAGACCAAAGGGGCATTTACCAGTGATATGGCACTGTTGAAGCTCGTGTACCTTGCTACCCGGCGGATCGAGAAAAAATGGAGCTCCCCTTTGCACAACTGGGGCTTGACAGTCCAGCAGCTGGCCATTAAATTTGAGGGGAGGCTGAAGCTGGACATCAATACAAATTAA
- a CDS encoding thermonuclease family protein — protein MRKFLLALIFLFSTFTLLFAQERYGPYKIHKFVDGDTFWVKMGAGKNEKIRLIGVDTPEVKWEGLTEEQPGGKEASEYVKNMLKGKKVLLEYDVQKYDRYGRTLAYVYLEDSTFLNAHLLEMGLARLATFPPNVRYVEFFREVQGNSIE, from the coding sequence ATGAGAAAATTTCTTTTAGCTCTAATCTTCTTATTCTCCACATTCACACTCCTCTTTGCCCAAGAACGATATGGACCGTATAAGATTCATAAGTTCGTGGATGGAGACACTTTTTGGGTGAAGATGGGTGCCGGGAAAAACGAGAAAATCCGATTGATCGGAGTGGATACACCTGAAGTGAAATGGGAAGGACTGACGGAAGAGCAGCCGGGAGGCAAGGAAGCCTCTGAATATGTGAAGAACATGCTAAAGGGTAAGAAGGTGCTGCTTGAATATGACGTGCAGAAGTACGATCGATATGGCAGGACTTTAGCCTACGTGTATCTGGAAGACAGTACTTTCTTGAATGCGCATCTGCTGGAAATGGGGCTGGCAAGGTTGGCTACGTTTCCGCCGAATGTGAGGTATGTTGAGTTTTTTAGGGAGGTGCAGGGAAATAGTATCGAATAG
- a CDS encoding thermonuclease family protein, with product MQKYDRYGRTLAYVYLEDSTFLNAHLLEMGLARLATYPPNVRYVEDFTKVQEKARVNGKGLWND from the coding sequence GTGCAGAAGTACGATCGATATGGCAGGACTCTGGCATACGTGTATCTGGAAGACAGTACTTTCTTGAATGCACATCTGCTGGAAATGGGGCTGGCAAGGTTAGCGACTTATCCACCTAATGTTAGATATGTTGAGGATTTTACGAAGGTTCAAGAAAAAGCCAGAGTGAATGGAAAAGGGCTGTGGAATGATTGA
- a CDS encoding thermonuclease family protein, translating to MQKGKKVFLEYDVQKYDRYGRTLACVYLEDRTFLNAHLLEMGLARLATYPPNARYVEGITKIPYKSKEIGYNGQPFNIK from the coding sequence CTGCAAAAGGGAAAAAAGGTGTTTCTTGAATATGATGTTCAGAAATATGACCGATATGGAAGAACGCTGGCATGCGTATATCTGGAAGACCGTACTTTCTTGAATGCGCATCTGCTGGAAATGGGGCTGGCTAGGTTGGCGACCTATCCTCCGAATGCGAGGTATGTGGAGGGTATTACGAAGATTCCATATAAATCCAAAGAGATTGGATATAATGGTCAGCCTTTCAACATTAAATAA